The Microbacterium paraoxydans genome includes a window with the following:
- a CDS encoding histone-like nucleoid-structuring protein Lsr2 yields MARRIVHQLVDDIDGTVLEVGEGETVHFSLNGTSYEIDLNSAHAEELRQALEPYITAGRRAGSGASTGGGRSSSSSSSRKRPSRNPEVAAIRAWAKENGYTLSERGRVPAPILDAYRAAH; encoded by the coding sequence ATGGCGAGACGAATTGTGCACCAGCTGGTCGACGATATCGACGGCACCGTCCTGGAGGTCGGAGAGGGCGAGACCGTGCATTTCTCGCTGAACGGCACCTCCTACGAGATCGATCTGAATTCCGCGCACGCCGAGGAATTGCGCCAGGCCCTCGAGCCGTACATCACGGCAGGGCGTCGGGCGGGATCCGGTGCGTCCACCGGCGGAGGGCGCTCCTCGTCCTCCTCCTCGTCGCGGAAGCGGCCCTCACGCAACCCCGAGGTCGCGGCGATCCGCGCCTGGGCGAAGGAGAACGGGTACACGCTCTCGGAGCGGGGACGAGTTCCGGCCCCCATCCTGGACGCGTACCGCGCCGCTCATTGA
- a CDS encoding MarR family winged helix-turn-helix transcriptional regulator translates to MHSEPRTTPVAEAPATAGPDDLTHGAIYDVEASDPRSTLIDRSGVAPEDLRQIARVMEALGGLRDAEQRLSQASRRYMQLNETDMRALHYLIVCANRSLVATPSGIAHHLGVSTAATTKLLDRLEKGGHIRRSPHPTDRRALAITITPETRHAAMETVGRQQAKRFYAAARLSAAERDVVIRFLQDMTEEITLRDEPWAAQGAHEDPARP, encoded by the coding sequence ATGCACTCCGAGCCCCGCACCACCCCGGTCGCCGAGGCGCCGGCGACCGCGGGGCCGGACGACCTGACCCATGGCGCGATCTACGACGTCGAGGCCAGCGATCCGCGCAGCACGCTCATCGACCGCTCCGGCGTCGCGCCGGAGGATCTGCGGCAGATCGCTCGCGTCATGGAGGCGCTCGGCGGATTGCGCGACGCCGAGCAGCGGCTGTCGCAGGCGTCGCGCCGGTACATGCAGCTGAACGAGACCGACATGCGGGCGCTGCACTATCTGATCGTGTGCGCGAATCGGTCGCTGGTGGCGACCCCCAGCGGGATCGCCCATCACCTCGGGGTCTCGACCGCAGCGACGACGAAGCTGCTCGACCGGCTCGAGAAGGGCGGGCACATCCGGCGCTCGCCGCATCCCACAGACCGACGGGCCCTCGCGATCACGATCACTCCGGAGACCAGGCACGCCGCGATGGAGACGGTCGGGCGGCAGCAGGCCAAGCGCTTCTACGCGGCCGCGCGGTTGTCGGCGGCGGAGCGCGATGTGGTGATCCGGTTCCTCCAGGACATGACGGAGGAGATCACCCTGCGTGACGAGCCGTGGGCCGCGCAGGGCGCACACGAAGATCCCGCCCGACCGTGA
- the idi gene encoding isopentenyl-diphosphate Delta-isomerase codes for MDNVTLLAEDGTAVGILPKSEVHTTDTPLHLAFSCYVQDREGRLLVTRRALGKRTWPGVWTNSFCGHPQPGEDMTDAVRRRGSDELGIQVTEIRLALPDYRYRAVDASGIVENEICPVHVAVIDGQPAANPDEVAEWEWVDVDDLLAAVIRTPFAFSPWLAEQLPLLRRHGEV; via the coding sequence ATGGACAACGTCACACTCCTCGCCGAAGACGGGACTGCCGTCGGCATCCTGCCCAAGAGCGAAGTCCACACGACCGACACGCCCCTCCACCTCGCCTTCTCCTGCTACGTGCAGGATCGGGAGGGACGCCTGCTCGTCACCCGTCGCGCCCTCGGCAAGCGCACGTGGCCCGGCGTCTGGACCAACAGCTTCTGCGGGCACCCGCAGCCCGGCGAGGACATGACCGACGCGGTGCGCCGGCGCGGCTCCGACGAACTGGGCATCCAGGTGACCGAGATCCGCCTCGCCCTCCCCGACTACCGCTACCGCGCCGTGGACGCGAGCGGCATCGTGGAGAACGAGATCTGCCCGGTGCACGTCGCCGTGATCGACGGGCAGCCCGCCGCGAATCCCGACGAGGTGGCGGAGTGGGAATGGGTCGACGTGGACGACCTGCTCGCCGCGGTCATCCGCACCCCCTTCGCCTTCAGCCCCTGGCTCGCGGAGCAGCTCCCGCTCCTCCGACGACACGGAGAGGTCTGA
- a CDS encoding polyprenyl synthetase family protein has protein sequence MAVTVTEEDLGTRIEAVLRRRFAERAVAAEHYGAEFAALWHTAAEHALGGKLLRPRMLMDLLSALTTAPLTAEDTARAIDVAAHVELLHFAFLLHDDVIDGDLTRRRRPNLIGSLVSRRPDAGGEAALHWGRSSAILLGDLLLSSAVLGFARADIPATRRERLLALLETTVFETVAGEHSDVALSDGIIAADLRTILATSASKTAAYSFVLPLRAAAILSGASTAAEEQLTEIGGHLGLAYQLQDDLLCVFGDPETHGKDPYSDLREGKETAIIAYARMTSHWPSIELRFGATDLSVEDAAEMRDRLRECGAEGFVRGLVEEQLAAVSTVLAEAEEAGTLSADAGRVVLALADRIEGRSR, from the coding sequence ATGGCCGTCACAGTGACAGAGGAAGACCTCGGCACCCGCATCGAGGCGGTGCTGCGACGACGCTTCGCCGAGCGCGCGGTCGCCGCCGAGCACTACGGGGCGGAGTTCGCCGCGCTGTGGCACACCGCGGCCGAGCACGCTCTCGGCGGGAAGCTCCTGCGTCCGCGGATGCTCATGGACCTCCTGTCCGCGCTCACCACGGCTCCCCTCACGGCGGAGGACACCGCCCGGGCGATCGACGTGGCCGCTCATGTCGAGCTCCTGCACTTCGCGTTCCTCCTGCACGACGACGTGATCGACGGCGACCTCACGCGCCGCCGCCGCCCCAACCTCATCGGCTCCCTCGTCTCCCGTCGCCCCGATGCCGGTGGCGAGGCGGCGCTGCATTGGGGCCGGTCGAGCGCCATCCTCCTCGGAGACCTCCTCCTGTCCAGTGCCGTGCTCGGGTTCGCCCGCGCCGACATCCCCGCCACGCGACGGGAGCGTCTCCTCGCCCTCCTCGAGACGACGGTGTTCGAGACCGTCGCCGGCGAGCACTCGGACGTCGCCCTCAGCGACGGCATCATCGCGGCCGACCTCCGCACCATCCTCGCCACGAGCGCGTCGAAGACGGCCGCCTATTCGTTCGTCCTCCCCCTCCGCGCGGCGGCCATCCTGTCGGGGGCGTCGACGGCAGCCGAGGAACAGCTGACCGAGATCGGCGGCCACCTCGGCCTCGCCTACCAGCTGCAGGACGACCTGCTGTGCGTGTTCGGGGATCCGGAGACGCATGGCAAGGACCCCTATTCCGACCTCCGCGAGGGCAAGGAGACCGCGATCATCGCCTACGCGCGGATGACCAGCCACTGGCCCAGCATCGAGCTGCGGTTCGGAGCCACCGACCTGAGCGTCGAGGACGCGGCGGAGATGCGCGACCGCCTCCGCGAATGCGGCGCGGAGGGCTTCGTCCGCGGTCTCGTGGAGGAGCAGCTCGCCGCCGTCTCGACGGTGCTCGCGGAAGCGGAGGAGGCGGGCACGCTCTCCGCCGATGCAGGACGCGTGGTCCTCGCGCTCGCCGACCGGATCGAGGGCCGCAGCCGATGA
- a CDS encoding phytoene/squalene synthase family protein, with protein MTATPAEHRDDAALRRFSRTAEIATSDVIRTYSTSFGLATRLLGRRHRQHVRNIYAMVRIADEIVDGVAAEAGLDAGAQAAALDSYIAETHRSMRTGYSSDLILHAFARTARECGIGEDLTRPFFDSMRADIAGDSGFTAYDADAHAAYVYGSAEVVGLMCLRVFLRDATRTPAELEILERGARRLGAAFQNVNFLRDLADDTDRLQRGYLGGSARLTDADRDAWVDTVHRQLADARAAIPLLPKDARAAVRSALALFAALTRKVARTPAAELYRRRVRVPDPIKALLAARAVVVTSMERDR; from the coding sequence ATGACCGCGACCCCCGCCGAGCATCGCGACGACGCGGCGCTGCGCCGCTTCAGCCGCACCGCCGAGATCGCGACCTCCGACGTGATCCGCACCTATTCGACATCGTTCGGCCTGGCCACCCGCCTCCTCGGGCGACGTCATCGTCAGCACGTCCGGAACATCTACGCCATGGTGCGCATCGCGGACGAGATCGTCGACGGCGTCGCCGCCGAGGCCGGGCTCGACGCGGGCGCCCAGGCGGCCGCCCTGGACTCGTACATCGCGGAGACCCATCGGTCGATGCGGACCGGCTACAGCAGCGACCTCATCCTGCACGCGTTCGCGCGGACGGCGCGCGAGTGCGGGATCGGCGAGGACCTCACCCGGCCGTTCTTCGACTCGATGCGCGCCGACATCGCCGGCGACTCCGGCTTCACGGCCTACGACGCCGACGCGCATGCCGCGTACGTCTACGGGTCGGCGGAGGTCGTGGGACTCATGTGCCTGCGGGTCTTCCTCCGCGACGCCACGCGGACGCCGGCCGAGCTCGAGATCCTCGAGCGCGGGGCTCGGCGGCTGGGAGCCGCGTTCCAGAACGTGAACTTCCTCCGCGATCTGGCCGACGACACCGACCGCCTGCAGCGCGGCTACCTCGGCGGCTCAGCTCGTCTCACCGATGCCGACCGCGACGCCTGGGTCGACACCGTCCACCGTCAGCTCGCCGACGCGAGAGCTGCGATCCCGCTGCTCCCGAAGGACGCCCGTGCCGCGGTGCGCAGCGCCCTCGCCCTCTTCGCGGCCCTGACCCGGAAGGTCGCGCGGACGCCGGCCGCGGAGCTGTACCGCCGGCGGGTCCGCGTGCCGGATCCGATCAAGGCGCTGCTCGCCGCGCGGGCCGTCGTCGTCACGAGCATGGAGCGGGACCGATGA
- the crtI gene encoding phytoene desaturase family protein, with protein sequence MSRIVIIGAGVAGLATAGLLARDGHDVVVLEKNDRVGGRAGTIERDGFRFDSGPSWYLMPEVFDHYFAMMGTSTEEQLDLTLLDPGYRVFRSPESGDAPVTVPAGRDAVSALFESMEPGSAAALDTYLTSAHDAGAMARSYFLYNPFTRTRTLAAPEVVRALPRLFSLLGTRLQAFAARRFRTPVLRQILGYPAVFLGTDPRTAPAMYHLMSALDLDQGVLYPQGGFWRVVERLAALAQDAGARIVTGAEVTGIRTQDADGATHATGVGWTDRDGHQHVEDADIVVSGADLHHTETALLPPTLQSYPESWWARRTSGPGGVLVMLGVRGALPELPHHSLFFTDDWDANFDAIFGRTPAVPSPASTYVCRPSATDAEVAPDGYENLFVLVPVPADVDLGHGGSDGAGSAAVEKAADAAIDLIETWAGIPDLRERIVVRETVGPADFRDDYHSWRGGMLGPAHILSQSAMFRAQNASRRVQGLYYAGATTAPGVGVPMCLISAEIVLKRIRGDHSPGPLPEPAPRPTSAERA encoded by the coding sequence ATGAGCCGCATCGTCATCATCGGCGCGGGCGTGGCCGGCCTGGCCACGGCCGGGCTGCTCGCGCGCGACGGCCACGACGTCGTGGTCCTGGAGAAGAACGACCGCGTCGGCGGACGGGCGGGCACCATCGAGCGCGACGGCTTCCGATTCGACTCCGGCCCCTCGTGGTACCTGATGCCCGAGGTGTTCGACCACTACTTCGCGATGATGGGCACGAGCACCGAGGAGCAGCTCGACCTGACCCTGCTCGACCCGGGGTACCGCGTCTTCCGCTCCCCCGAGTCCGGCGACGCTCCGGTGACGGTGCCCGCCGGACGGGACGCCGTCTCGGCGCTGTTCGAGTCGATGGAACCCGGCTCCGCCGCCGCGCTCGACACCTACCTCACCTCCGCCCACGACGCCGGCGCCATGGCAAGGAGCTACTTCCTCTACAACCCGTTCACCCGGACCAGGACGCTGGCCGCGCCTGAGGTGGTGCGCGCGCTCCCTCGGCTCTTCTCGCTGCTCGGCACGCGCCTCCAGGCCTTCGCCGCCCGCCGCTTCCGGACCCCGGTGCTGCGCCAGATCCTGGGCTACCCCGCGGTCTTCCTCGGCACCGATCCCCGGACGGCCCCGGCGATGTACCACCTGATGAGCGCGCTCGACCTCGACCAGGGCGTGCTGTATCCGCAGGGCGGCTTCTGGCGCGTCGTCGAGCGATTGGCGGCGCTGGCCCAGGATGCCGGCGCCCGGATCGTCACCGGCGCGGAGGTCACCGGGATCCGCACCCAGGATGCCGACGGCGCGACCCATGCGACCGGGGTCGGCTGGACGGACCGCGACGGCCACCAGCACGTGGAGGACGCGGACATCGTGGTCTCCGGCGCCGATCTGCACCACACGGAGACGGCGCTGCTGCCCCCGACGCTGCAGTCCTATCCGGAGTCCTGGTGGGCGCGGCGCACGAGCGGGCCCGGCGGCGTGCTCGTGATGCTCGGCGTCCGCGGCGCCCTGCCCGAGCTCCCCCATCACTCGCTCTTCTTCACCGACGACTGGGATGCGAACTTCGACGCGATCTTCGGTCGCACCCCTGCCGTCCCCAGCCCGGCGTCCACCTACGTCTGCCGCCCCAGCGCCACCGACGCCGAGGTCGCGCCGGACGGGTACGAGAACCTCTTCGTGCTGGTGCCGGTGCCGGCCGACGTCGATCTCGGGCACGGGGGAAGCGACGGCGCCGGCTCCGCGGCTGTCGAGAAGGCTGCGGACGCCGCGATCGACCTGATCGAGACGTGGGCGGGGATCCCCGACCTGCGGGAGCGCATCGTCGTCCGGGAGACCGTGGGGCCGGCCGACTTCCGCGACGACTACCACTCCTGGCGGGGCGGGATGCTCGGGCCCGCGCACATCCTGTCGCAGAGCGCGATGTTCCGCGCGCAGAACGCGTCCCGGCGCGTGCAGGGGCTGTACTACGCCGGAGCGACCACCGCCCCCGGTGTGGGCGTGCCGATGTGCCTTATCAGCGCCGAGATCGTGCTCAAGCGCATCCGGGGCGACCACTCCCCCGGTCCGCTGCCGGAGCCGGCCCCACGCCCGACGAGCGCGGAGCGGGCATGA
- a CDS encoding lycopene cyclase domain-containing protein: protein MGAIYLAALLVSLGCMLLLDWRFRLFFWRDAVAAAVVTAVGLAFFLVWDVAGIAAGIFFRGEAAIATGIVLAPELPLEEPIFLVFLVVCTMVLYGGAVRVLERRRGTSEAEGAAR from the coding sequence ATGGGCGCGATCTACCTGGCCGCCCTGCTCGTCTCCCTCGGCTGCATGCTGCTGCTGGACTGGCGGTTCCGCCTGTTCTTCTGGCGCGATGCCGTGGCGGCGGCCGTCGTCACCGCCGTCGGCCTCGCCTTCTTCCTCGTGTGGGATGTGGCCGGTATCGCGGCGGGGATCTTCTTCCGCGGTGAGGCGGCGATCGCCACGGGCATCGTCCTGGCTCCCGAACTCCCTCTCGAAGAGCCGATCTTCCTCGTCTTCCTCGTCGTGTGCACGATGGTGCTCTACGGCGGCGCCGTGCGCGTCCTGGAGCGCCGCCGCGGCACTTCCGAGGCGGAAGGAGCGGCGCGATGA
- a CDS encoding lycopene cyclase domain-containing protein — protein MTYLQLSAVFLAVAVLAAVALGVAARRIPHLGALALTALALLVLTAVFDTVMIATGLFHYAPGPLAGLHIGLAPIEDFAYPLAGVLLLPALWTALRGRRSRTRAAARTEEQA, from the coding sequence ATGACCTACCTGCAGCTGTCCGCCGTGTTCCTCGCCGTCGCTGTCCTCGCCGCGGTCGCGCTCGGCGTCGCCGCGCGCCGCATCCCGCACCTCGGCGCCCTCGCGCTGACCGCCCTCGCCCTCCTCGTGCTGACCGCCGTGTTCGACACCGTCATGATCGCCACCGGACTCTTCCACTACGCGCCCGGCCCGCTCGCCGGCCTGCACATCGGGCTCGCCCCGATCGAGGACTTCGCCTACCCGCTGGCCGGGGTGCTGCTGCTCCCCGCGCTGTGGACCGCGCTCCGCGGGCGCCGCTCCCGGACACGCGCCGCCGCCCGGACGGAGGAGCAGGCATGA
- a CDS encoding prenyltransferase: MTDQTSRTGGLGRDIAQVVLSSRPISWINTAFPFAAAYLLSTREIDATFVIGTLYFLIPYNLAMYGINDVFDYASDLANPRKGGIEGALLSPRIHRATLWAAAVTNVPFLVYLFAVGTPASWLWLAVSVFAVLAYSAPVLRFKERPFLDSVTSSTHFVSPALVGLSVAGAPVTTTTVLVLVAFFLWGMAAHAFGAVQDIGPDREGGISSIATVIGARATVRLSLVLWTIAGAAMLLTPWPGPLAAVLALPYIVNAAPWWNVTDETSAGTNRAWRRFIALNYIAGFLATMILILAWVS, translated from the coding sequence ATGACCGATCAGACGTCCCGCACCGGGGGCCTCGGCCGCGACATCGCCCAGGTCGTCCTCTCCTCCCGACCGATCAGCTGGATCAACACCGCCTTCCCCTTCGCCGCCGCCTACCTGTTGAGCACCAGGGAGATCGACGCGACGTTCGTGATCGGGACGCTGTACTTCCTCATCCCGTACAACCTCGCGATGTACGGCATCAACGACGTCTTCGACTACGCCTCCGATCTGGCCAACCCCCGCAAGGGTGGGATCGAGGGCGCGCTGCTGTCCCCGCGGATCCACCGTGCGACGCTGTGGGCAGCGGCGGTCACGAACGTGCCCTTCCTCGTCTACCTGTTCGCGGTCGGCACTCCGGCATCCTGGCTGTGGCTCGCCGTCAGCGTCTTCGCCGTCCTCGCCTACTCGGCACCGGTGCTGCGCTTCAAGGAGCGGCCCTTCCTGGACTCCGTGACCTCGAGCACCCACTTCGTCAGCCCCGCCCTCGTGGGCCTCTCCGTCGCCGGAGCCCCCGTCACCACGACCACCGTCCTCGTCCTCGTCGCCTTCTTCCTCTGGGGCATGGCGGCCCATGCCTTCGGCGCCGTGCAGGACATCGGACCCGATCGCGAGGGCGGCATCTCGTCCATCGCGACCGTGATCGGCGCCAGGGCCACCGTCCGGCTCTCCCTCGTGCTCTGGACGATCGCCGGCGCCGCGATGCTGCTGACCCCCTGGCCCGGACCGCTCGCCGCCGTGCTGGCGCTTCCCTACATCGTCAACGCCGCGCCGTGGTGGAACGTCACCGACGAGACCTCGGCCGGCACGAACCGCGCCTGGCGCCGGTTCATCGCGCTGAACTACATCGCCGGCTTCCTCGCCACGATGATCCTCATCCTCGCCTGGGTCTCCTGA
- a CDS encoding MMPL family transporter, with protein sequence MSRPAPAPTPPTRARTRRHSWLRVFLPVALILVWLAGASFGGPLFGKVDEVSSNDQTTYLPESADATTVQQLLGEFTDSDAIPAIAVFTSEEELTPSELEAISEAVADAPDVEGVADDVSPALPSEDGRAVQAFIPIDGDAELSDATTALGDELRAAVPDGITVYITGPAGFTADLAAGFAGIDGLLLGVALLAVLVILVLVYRSFLLPLVVLSTSLFALCVALLVVWWLAKWEILLLSGQTQGILFILVIGAATDYALLFVARFREELRVAQDKGVALLAAWKGSVEPIVASGGTVIAGLLCLLLSDLKSNSTLGPVAAIGIVFAMLSALTLLPSLLLLFGRAVFWPRRPRFEPEVVAEEHGMRTTGLWARLSGLIKKRPRVIWIATTLVLLAGAAGVTQLDAQGVPQSDLVLGASEARDGQVALGEHFPGGSGSPVSVIVDEDRLQDAADVLLASDGIDGVTVTAADSPSGSAPVTADGITAVGPPGTPAPEPTTVDGQVLLQGTLTDAADSAAAASTVRELRGELDDLGAVVGGVTATSIDTNDASIHDRNLIIPVILVVIMIILMLLLRSILAPVLLILTTVLSFGTAMGVSALVFNGVFDFPGADPAVPLYGFVFLVALGIDYNIFLMTRVREESKQHGTREGILRGLSITGGVITSAGLVLAATFAALSVIPILFLVQLAFIVAFGVLLDTFVVRSLLVPALAYDIGKAIWWPSKLWRRGRP encoded by the coding sequence ATGTCCCGCCCCGCCCCCGCACCGACGCCGCCGACCCGCGCGCGCACCCGACGCCACTCCTGGCTGCGGGTGTTCCTGCCCGTCGCCCTCATCCTGGTGTGGCTGGCGGGCGCGTCCTTCGGCGGTCCGCTGTTCGGGAAGGTCGACGAGGTGTCGTCGAACGACCAGACCACCTACCTCCCGGAGTCCGCGGACGCCACGACCGTGCAGCAACTCCTCGGCGAGTTCACCGACAGCGACGCCATCCCGGCGATCGCGGTGTTCACCTCGGAGGAGGAGCTGACGCCGTCCGAGCTCGAGGCGATCTCCGAGGCGGTGGCCGACGCGCCCGACGTGGAGGGCGTCGCTGACGACGTCTCCCCGGCGCTTCCGTCCGAGGACGGCCGAGCCGTCCAGGCCTTCATCCCGATCGACGGCGACGCCGAGCTCAGCGATGCCACCACCGCTCTCGGAGACGAGCTGCGCGCCGCGGTGCCGGACGGCATCACGGTCTACATCACCGGTCCTGCGGGCTTCACGGCCGACCTCGCCGCCGGCTTCGCCGGCATCGACGGCCTCCTCCTCGGCGTCGCCCTGCTCGCCGTGCTCGTGATCCTCGTCCTCGTCTACCGCTCGTTCCTGCTGCCGCTCGTCGTGCTCTCCACGAGCCTGTTCGCCCTGTGCGTCGCGCTCCTCGTCGTGTGGTGGCTGGCGAAGTGGGAGATCCTGCTGCTCAGCGGGCAGACCCAGGGCATCCTCTTCATCCTCGTGATCGGCGCCGCCACCGACTACGCGCTGCTGTTCGTCGCGCGGTTCCGGGAGGAGCTGCGGGTCGCGCAGGACAAGGGTGTCGCGCTCCTCGCCGCGTGGAAGGGGTCGGTCGAGCCGATCGTCGCGTCCGGGGGCACCGTGATCGCGGGGCTCCTGTGCCTGCTGCTCAGCGACCTGAAGTCGAACAGCACCCTCGGCCCGGTCGCGGCGATCGGCATCGTGTTCGCGATGCTGTCCGCGCTCACGCTCCTGCCCTCGCTGCTGCTGCTGTTCGGGCGCGCGGTCTTCTGGCCGCGGCGTCCCCGCTTCGAGCCCGAGGTCGTGGCCGAGGAGCACGGCATGCGCACCACCGGGCTGTGGGCGCGACTGTCCGGCCTCATCAAGAAGCGTCCCCGCGTGATCTGGATCGCGACCACGCTCGTCCTCCTCGCCGGCGCGGCAGGGGTCACCCAGCTGGACGCTCAGGGGGTGCCGCAGTCCGACCTCGTCCTCGGGGCCTCGGAGGCGCGCGACGGCCAGGTCGCGCTCGGCGAGCACTTCCCCGGCGGCTCGGGGAGCCCGGTCTCCGTGATCGTGGACGAGGACCGCCTGCAGGACGCCGCCGACGTGCTCCTCGCGAGCGACGGGATCGACGGGGTGACCGTCACCGCAGCCGATTCCCCGAGCGGGTCCGCTCCGGTGACGGCGGACGGGATCACGGCCGTCGGCCCTCCGGGGACCCCCGCTCCGGAGCCCACGACGGTCGACGGTCAGGTGCTCCTGCAGGGGACGCTGACGGACGCCGCCGACTCCGCCGCCGCGGCCTCCACCGTGCGCGAGCTGCGCGGAGAGCTCGACGACCTCGGAGCCGTGGTGGGCGGGGTGACGGCCACCTCGATCGACACGAACGACGCGTCCATCCACGACCGCAACCTCATCATCCCGGTGATCCTCGTCGTGATCATGATCATCCTCATGCTGCTGCTGCGCTCGATCCTCGCGCCGGTGCTGCTGATCCTGACGACGGTGCTGTCCTTCGGCACCGCCATGGGCGTCTCGGCGCTCGTGTTCAACGGCGTCTTCGACTTCCCCGGCGCCGACCCCGCCGTCCCGCTCTACGGCTTCGTCTTCCTCGTCGCCCTGGGCATCGACTACAACATCTTCCTCATGACGCGGGTGCGGGAGGAGTCGAAGCAGCACGGGACGAGGGAGGGCATCCTCCGCGGGCTCTCCATCACCGGCGGCGTCATCACCTCCGCGGGCCTGGTCCTGGCGGCGACCTTCGCGGCGCTGTCGGTGATCCCGATCCTCTTCCTCGTGCAGCTCGCGTTCATCGTCGCGTTCGGAGTACTGCTTGACACTTTCGTGGTGCGCTCGCTGCTCGTCCCGGCCCTGGCCTACGACATCGGCAAGGCCATCTGGTGGCCGTCGAAGCTGTGGCGGCGCGGCCGGCCCTGA
- a CDS encoding HNH endonuclease, protein MRTLVLNAGYEPLAIVSFKRALVLVMNDKATVIERVEDDPVWGTHGVYDRPAVIILSRYVRVPTSRRVPVTRRGVLRRDGHRCGYCGKAAATIDHVLPRSRGGADSWENLVACCLRCNNLKSNRTPQEMRWQLRFTPRPPHGTAWTVRGVERSDPRWEPYLALAA, encoded by the coding sequence ATGCGCACACTGGTCCTGAATGCCGGATACGAGCCGCTGGCGATCGTGTCCTTCAAGAGAGCCCTCGTCCTGGTCATGAACGACAAGGCGACGGTGATCGAACGCGTCGAGGACGACCCCGTCTGGGGCACCCACGGCGTCTACGACCGCCCGGCGGTGATCATCCTCTCCCGCTACGTGCGCGTCCCCACGAGCCGGCGCGTCCCGGTGACCCGCCGCGGCGTGCTGCGACGCGATGGTCATCGCTGCGGATACTGCGGCAAGGCGGCCGCGACGATCGACCACGTCCTGCCGCGTTCGCGCGGCGGCGCGGACTCCTGGGAGAACCTCGTCGCGTGCTGCCTGCGCTGCAACAACCTCAAGAGCAACCGCACCCCGCAGGAGATGCGGTGGCAGCTGCGGTTCACGCCGCGCCCCCCGCACGGCACCGCATGGACGGTGCGCGGGGTGGAGCGCAGCGATCCTCGCTGGGAGCCCTACCTCGCCCTCGCCGCCTGA